A region from the Geobacter benzoatilyticus genome encodes:
- the cas7e gene encoding type I-E CRISPR-associated protein Cas7/Cse4/CasC has translation MKNFINFHILISHSPSCLNRDDMNMQKSAIFGGERRVRVSSQSLKRAIRKSDYYRQHLGEASVRTKKLDELIAIINDRLAGRYDAELVKKTVALLAGKESSVGVATEGDAVAPWAIEEVAWFCEQVKRALVQGQDEKALGKLLKNETAAMRQALASGVDIALSGRMATSGLMSEIGKVDGALALAHVLTTHSVDADIDWFTAVDDLQELGSGHLDTQEFSSGVFYRYASLNVGQLQENLGNAPREKALEIGAHLLHMLTTVVPSAKQQSFAAHNLADLALVSFSDIPVSLANAFEKPVRSVNGSGFKEPSIAELHNYWQQIHTGYGLSERCGEFILGQSSVPEGITRQSTIEELKTWVMNNGEG, from the coding sequence ATGAAGAACTTCATCAACTTTCACATCCTGATTTCCCACAGTCCCTCCTGCCTTAACCGCGACGACATGAATATGCAGAAATCGGCCATTTTCGGTGGTGAGCGACGGGTGCGTGTTTCCAGTCAAAGCCTCAAGCGGGCCATCCGGAAGAGTGATTACTATCGTCAGCACCTTGGCGAAGCAAGTGTGCGCACCAAGAAGTTGGACGAACTGATCGCGATCATAAATGATCGTCTTGCCGGACGTTACGATGCCGAACTGGTGAAGAAGACCGTTGCACTGCTGGCCGGCAAGGAATCGAGTGTCGGAGTTGCGACAGAAGGCGATGCCGTGGCGCCGTGGGCAATCGAAGAGGTGGCATGGTTCTGCGAACAGGTCAAGAGGGCGCTGGTGCAAGGACAGGACGAAAAAGCTCTGGGCAAGCTGTTGAAGAATGAAACGGCTGCCATGCGGCAGGCTCTGGCATCCGGTGTTGATATTGCCCTTTCCGGCCGCATGGCGACGTCAGGTCTTATGAGTGAAATCGGCAAGGTCGATGGTGCTCTGGCCTTGGCCCATGTGCTGACTACCCACAGCGTTGATGCTGATATCGACTGGTTCACTGCCGTGGACGATTTGCAGGAACTGGGCTCCGGCCACCTCGATACACAGGAATTTTCCAGCGGTGTCTTTTATCGCTATGCCAGTCTCAACGTGGGGCAGTTGCAGGAAAACCTGGGCAATGCCCCGCGCGAGAAGGCACTGGAGATCGGCGCTCATCTGCTTCACATGTTGACAACGGTTGTCCCTTCAGCCAAACAGCAGAGCTTTGCAGCTCACAACCTGGCCGACCTTGCCTTGGTTTCCTTTTCCGATATCCCGGTATCGCTCGCAAATGCATTCGAAAAACCTGTCCGCAGCGTCAATGGCAGCGGCTTCAAAGAGCCTTCCATTGCTGAACTGCATAACTACTGGCAGCAAATTCATACAGGTTACGGCCTTTCCGAGCGGTGCGGCGAGTTCATCCTCGGTCAGAGTAGCGTCCCTGAAGGGATCACCCGGCAGAGTACTATTGAAGAACTCAAAACTTGGGTGATGAACAACGGAGAGGGGTAA
- the cas1e gene encoding type I-E CRISPR-associated endonuclease Cas1e, translated as MQPQLPPLKPIPMKDRISVLYVEKGNLDVLDGAFVVVDKTGVRTHLPVGGVACLMLEPGTRVSHAAVTLASRVGCLLVWIGEAGVRLYASGQPGGARADRLLYQAKLALDDSARLKVVRKMYALRFMEEPPERRSVEQLRGIEGVRVRKMYELLARQHGVIWKARNYDHTQWESGDVPNRCLSSATACLYGICEAAILAAGYAPAVGFIHTGKPQSFVYDIADIFKFETVVPVAFRIAAKKPRNPERDVRLACRDAFRQSKILHRIIPTIEQVLAAGELDVPKPPPESVEAAIPNKEGIGDAGHRG; from the coding sequence ATGCAGCCGCAGCTTCCTCCCCTTAAACCCATCCCCATGAAAGACCGCATCTCGGTCCTTTACGTGGAAAAGGGAAACCTCGATGTGCTCGACGGTGCCTTTGTTGTCGTGGACAAGACCGGCGTCCGCACCCATCTTCCCGTTGGCGGGGTGGCGTGTCTCATGCTGGAACCCGGCACGCGGGTCTCCCATGCAGCGGTAACGCTTGCTTCTCGCGTAGGGTGCCTACTAGTCTGGATTGGAGAGGCCGGGGTCAGGCTCTATGCCTCTGGGCAGCCCGGCGGGGCGCGGGCCGATCGGCTTCTCTACCAGGCAAAGCTGGCTCTGGACGATTCGGCACGGCTGAAAGTGGTGCGCAAGATGTACGCCCTGCGCTTCATGGAAGAGCCTCCCGAACGGCGGAGCGTGGAACAACTGCGCGGCATCGAGGGGGTGAGGGTGCGAAAGATGTATGAGCTTCTCGCCCGCCAGCACGGTGTTATCTGGAAGGCCCGCAACTATGACCACACCCAATGGGAAAGCGGCGATGTGCCGAACCGCTGCTTGTCATCGGCCACTGCTTGTCTCTACGGCATCTGCGAGGCGGCGATCCTGGCGGCGGGCTATGCTCCGGCGGTTGGCTTCATTCACACCGGCAAGCCCCAATCGTTCGTCTACGACATCGCCGACATCTTCAAGTTCGAAACCGTGGTCCCGGTGGCCTTCCGGATTGCCGCCAAAAAGCCCCGGAATCCGGAGCGGGACGTACGGCTCGCCTGTCGTGATGCCTTCCGCCAGTCAAAGATTCTGCACCGGATCATTCCCACAATCGAACAAGTGCTAGCTGCCGGCGAGCTTGATGTGCCCAAACCACCGCCAGAATCGGTAGAAGCGGCTATTCCGAACAAGGAGGGGATCGGCGATGCTGGTCATCGTGGTTGA
- the cas2e gene encoding type I-E CRISPR-associated endoribonuclease Cas2e, whose product MLVIVVENAPHRLRGRLALWLLEVRAGVYVGKVSRRVREMIWNTVVQGIEDGNAVMAWSTNTESGFDFLTLGANRRIPLELDGVKLVSFLPENTDKQAVET is encoded by the coding sequence ATGCTGGTCATCGTGGTTGAAAACGCGCCGCACAGGCTACGCGGTCGTCTGGCTCTCTGGCTGCTTGAGGTGCGGGCCGGGGTCTACGTGGGCAAAGTCTCTCGCCGAGTGCGAGAGATGATCTGGAACACCGTCGTACAGGGCATCGAAGATGGAAATGCGGTAATGGCTTGGAGCACTAATACTGAGTCGGGGTTCGACTTTCTGACCCTCGGTGCGAACCGGAGGATTCCGCTGGAACTGGATGGTGTGAAATTGGTTTCTTTTCTACCGGAGAATACCGATAAGCAAGCTGTTGAAACTTGA
- a CDS encoding mobile mystery protein A yields MLPNRKRLVLEQLGKTLSRFAGVQSVSPPARGWIRAIREALGMSGVQFAARLGVKPPRVTILEREELSGTVTMKTMRQAAEALDCVFVYALVPRTSLEETIRRQAEGVARERLSRASHTMMLENQQLSEEEMKQALDAAVEELVRAMPKDLWSKAQ; encoded by the coding sequence ATGCTGCCGAACCGAAAACGTCTCGTTCTTGAACAACTGGGGAAAACACTCTCACGTTTTGCCGGAGTACAATCAGTCTCTCCCCCGGCGAGGGGGTGGATACGAGCCATCAGGGAAGCGTTGGGAATGTCCGGCGTGCAGTTTGCCGCCCGCTTGGGGGTGAAGCCGCCACGGGTGACGATACTGGAACGGGAGGAGTTGTCCGGGACTGTTACGATGAAGACCATGCGCCAGGCTGCGGAGGCTCTGGATTGCGTGTTTGTCTATGCCCTGGTGCCGCGCACGAGCCTTGAGGAAACCATCAGGAGGCAGGCGGAGGGCGTGGCGCGTGAACGCCTGTCGCGGGCGTCCCACACCATGATGCTGGAAAACCAGCAGCTTTCGGAAGAGGAGATGAAGCAGGCGCTGGATGCCGCCGTTGAGGAATTGGTGCGGGCCATGCCGAAGGATTTGTGGAGTAAGGCTCAATGA
- a CDS encoding nitroreductase family protein: MDVLEAIYGRRSVRHYADEPVAQENVLEIIRAGSWAPSGLNNQPWRFVVVRDGENRKALAGLTKYRHIIEGAPVSIAVFCDRSVMYNDTKDHQAMGACLQNMLLAAHALGLGAVWLGEILKSAGQVRELLDLPQGLELMAVIAVGHPAEDLRKGERREIGELILKEV, from the coding sequence ATGGATGTGTTGGAGGCGATTTATGGACGCCGCAGTGTGCGGCATTATGCTGATGAGCCGGTTGCGCAGGAGAATGTTCTGGAAATTATCCGGGCCGGATCATGGGCGCCGTCGGGACTCAATAATCAGCCGTGGCGGTTTGTAGTTGTGCGCGATGGGGAAAATCGCAAGGCTTTGGCGGGGCTGACAAAGTACCGGCATATCATCGAGGGGGCGCCGGTTTCCATCGCGGTTTTCTGCGACCGGTCGGTAATGTACAACGATACCAAGGACCATCAGGCAATGGGAGCCTGCCTTCAGAATATGCTGCTGGCTGCCCATGCTCTGGGGCTCGGGGCCGTGTGGCTGGGGGAGATATTGAAGAGCGCCGGCCAGGTGCGGGAACTGCTGGATTTGCCCCAGGGGCTGGAGCTTATGGCGGTGATTGCCGTGGGACACCCGGCTGAGGATCTCCGCAAGGGCGAGCGCAGGGAGATTGGCGAACTGATCCTCAAGGAAGTGTGA
- a CDS encoding endonuclease domain-containing protein: MREYRHNLKTPARELRGSMTDAEQLLWSRLRRKQLHGVQFYRQKPLGPYIVDFFAPAAGLVIEVDGSQHLEPEHLKQDRARDRCLADEGVLVLRFHNRQVLLETDGVVERISSEILRRKSPPPPPFIKGGDRAFSCGGVKVTVTGLSAIINLNVNNNVE; this comes from the coding sequence GTGCGCGAGTATCGCCACAATCTGAAAACGCCGGCCCGCGAGCTTCGCGGGAGTATGACCGATGCCGAACAATTGCTCTGGTCACGTTTGCGAAGAAAGCAGCTGCATGGGGTGCAGTTCTATCGACAGAAGCCCCTCGGGCCGTACATCGTCGACTTCTTTGCTCCAGCCGCGGGGCTGGTGATTGAGGTGGACGGCAGTCAACACCTTGAACCGGAACATCTCAAACAGGATCGGGCGCGCGACCGATGCTTGGCGGACGAGGGGGTGTTGGTGTTGAGATTCCATAACCGGCAAGTGCTGTTGGAGACTGATGGTGTGGTTGAGCGGATATCATCTGAGATTCTGAGGAGAAAATCCCCCCCGCCCCCCCCTTTCATAAAGGGGGGTGATAGAGCCTTCTCGTGCGGAGGGGTGAAGGTAACAGTAACAGGATTGTCAGCAATAATTAACCTCAATGTTAATAATAATGTTGAATAA
- the cas5e gene encoding type I-E CRISPR-associated protein Cas5/CasD, whose protein sequence is MRDYLILKLQGPMQSWGEHTFEGKRPSGNFPTRSALLGLLGACLGIRRNEAGRLQQLADSVAFAVRKEERFRIRHDGRKTSLPIIKATDYHTVRDAREDYSGLKSHETIQTWREYLFDAVYTVVAWNTDVAMISLVELEQAVKSPHFTPYLGRRSCPLSRPLFEASFSAANACDALHMIPSDGGVIYSEEPGETRTIRLRDVPLVRHPRQFASRNVHIYGGGDVSE, encoded by the coding sequence ATGCGTGATTATCTGATCCTCAAGCTGCAAGGACCCATGCAGTCATGGGGGGAGCATACTTTCGAGGGAAAGCGACCGTCCGGCAACTTCCCCACACGTAGCGCCCTCCTCGGCCTACTCGGAGCCTGCCTGGGCATTAGGCGAAACGAGGCCGGTCGCCTGCAACAACTGGCCGACAGCGTTGCCTTTGCCGTTCGTAAGGAAGAACGCTTCCGAATTAGGCACGACGGTCGGAAAACTTCCCTGCCGATCATCAAGGCAACCGATTACCACACGGTGCGGGATGCGCGGGAGGATTATTCCGGTCTGAAAAGCCATGAGACCATCCAAACCTGGCGCGAATACCTGTTCGATGCTGTCTACACCGTGGTAGCCTGGAATACCGACGTTGCGATGATATCGCTGGTTGAACTGGAACAGGCCGTAAAGTCGCCCCACTTCACCCCCTATCTTGGTAGGCGCAGTTGTCCATTGTCTCGTCCGCTGTTCGAGGCGAGCTTTTCTGCAGCGAATGCCTGTGACGCTTTGCACATGATTCCTTCGGATGGAGGGGTGATCTACAGTGAGGAGCCGGGCGAAACACGAACCATCCGGCTTCGTGACGTGCCGTTGGTGCGCCATCCGCGTCAGTTTGCCAGCCGTAACGTCCATATCTACGGAGGGGGCGATGTATCTGAGTAA
- a CDS encoding mobile mystery protein B — protein MNFEYPEGTTPLDPDEAEGLLLTHITSRGELDRWEQDNIAEGEAWAFGRRQKNILNEAFIRGLHKRMFGHVWRWAGEFRRSDKNIGVTWWQVPIELRKLCDDVVAWIALDTYPPDEIAVRFHHRLVVIHPFANGNGRHARTMTDLLLVQVLRRPRFTWGSGNLVNVGDCRRCYIEALRAADRHDYQLLLEFVQM, from the coding sequence ATGAACTTCGAGTACCCCGAAGGCACAACCCCTCTCGATCCTGACGAGGCTGAAGGGCTCCTCCTGACGCACATTACCTCACGCGGCGAGTTGGATCGCTGGGAGCAGGATAATATTGCGGAGGGTGAAGCCTGGGCTTTCGGACGCAGACAGAAGAATATCCTGAACGAAGCCTTTATTCGTGGTCTTCATAAGCGGATGTTCGGCCATGTGTGGCGCTGGGCCGGTGAGTTCCGTAGGAGCGATAAAAATATCGGCGTAACGTGGTGGCAGGTGCCGATTGAGCTGCGAAAACTGTGCGACGATGTTGTCGCCTGGATAGCTTTGGACACATACCCGCCCGACGAGATTGCCGTGCGGTTTCATCACCGGCTGGTGGTCATTCACCCGTTTGCCAACGGCAATGGCCGTCATGCCCGGACCATGACCGACCTGTTGCTTGTCCAAGTCCTGCGTCGCCCTCGATTTACCTGGGGAAGCGGCAATCTCGTCAATGTAGGCGACTGCCGGCGCTGCTATATCGAAGCGCTTCGCGCTGCCGACCGGCATGATTACCAGCTTCTGCTGGAATTTGTACAGATGTGA
- the cas6e gene encoding type I-E CRISPR-associated protein Cas6/Cse3/CasE, whose protein sequence is MYLSKVLINGTACRNPYEIHRVLWKLFPEDADAERDFLFRVERSGQQSVEVLMLSRREPATAVTREVRLMGSKPYILSLQQDQRLRFMLVANPVKTINDEGARLNSANKIKKCRVPLIHEEDLRAWLKRKLEGVAVIEEVEVEKRPAMNFRKTREKRVGKVQAVSFHGVLSVTDSVELISLINTGIGPAKAFGCGLLSLART, encoded by the coding sequence ATGTATCTGAGTAAAGTCTTGATCAACGGAACAGCCTGTCGCAATCCCTATGAGATTCATCGGGTGTTATGGAAGCTCTTTCCCGAAGATGCCGATGCCGAGCGTGATTTCCTCTTTCGTGTTGAGCGGTCCGGTCAACAGAGCGTGGAAGTGTTGATGCTGTCACGACGCGAACCGGCTACTGCTGTAACTCGCGAAGTACGGTTGATGGGGAGTAAGCCGTACATTCTCAGCCTCCAGCAAGATCAGAGGCTGCGCTTCATGCTAGTCGCCAACCCGGTAAAGACGATCAACGACGAAGGCGCGAGACTAAATAGTGCCAATAAAATAAAGAAGTGCCGCGTTCCGCTGATTCATGAGGAAGATCTGCGTGCATGGCTGAAACGGAAACTTGAGGGCGTGGCCGTCATTGAGGAGGTCGAGGTAGAAAAACGTCCGGCTATGAATTTTCGTAAGACCAGGGAAAAGCGGGTCGGTAAGGTACAGGCGGTTAGCTTTCATGGTGTGTTGTCAGTGACGGACTCCGTCGAGTTGATATCCTTGATCAATACCGGCATCGGCCCCGCCAAGGCCTTCGGCTGCGGATTGCTATCTCTGGCTAGGACATAA